A region of uncultured Fibrobacter sp. DNA encodes the following proteins:
- a CDS encoding YicC/YloC family endoribonuclease, protein MTGFGKSESMYQGASCVIEVRSVNNRFLDISCKLPKNLAYLENSFKNQIKDKLVRGSVIFSVTLGAGTGGNIPVSYNDAAIKKFVEITHAMQLKYHIAGDIQLEHILALPEVLQFTDADADSDALEKHLAAELDKALDQVNEMRAKEGANLARDLEGRVNHLNAVLDKIEVLDPQRIEVWKDKFKERINVLLKDSEIDDVRLLQEACIMADKLDIHEEITRFRSHNKLFLNALKEGGAQGKNLGFILQEMGREANTLGTKCQSADIAALAIELKNEVECIREQSLNIA, encoded by the coding sequence ATGACAGGGTTTGGGAAGAGCGAGTCCATGTACCAGGGCGCAAGTTGCGTGATTGAAGTCCGCAGCGTGAACAACCGCTTTCTGGATATCTCTTGCAAGTTGCCCAAGAACCTGGCCTACCTCGAAAATAGTTTCAAGAACCAGATTAAGGATAAGTTGGTCCGCGGTTCGGTCATCTTTAGCGTAACGCTTGGCGCAGGCACGGGCGGAAACATTCCCGTTTCCTACAACGACGCCGCCATCAAAAAGTTTGTCGAAATCACGCACGCCATGCAGCTGAAATACCACATTGCAGGCGACATCCAGCTAGAACATATTCTGGCCCTCCCCGAAGTTTTGCAATTCACCGATGCCGACGCCGACTCCGATGCGCTTGAAAAGCACCTCGCTGCCGAACTCGACAAGGCTCTTGACCAGGTGAACGAAATGCGTGCCAAGGAAGGTGCAAACCTCGCCCGCGATCTCGAAGGCCGCGTGAATCACTTGAACGCCGTCCTCGACAAGATTGAAGTTCTCGATCCGCAGCGCATCGAAGTGTGGAAAGACAAGTTCAAGGAACGCATCAACGTGCTCTTGAAGGATAGCGAAATCGACGACGTCCGCCTGCTGCAGGAAGCCTGCATCATGGCCGACAAGCTCGACATCCACGAAGAAATCACGCGTTTCCGCAGCCACAACAAGCTTTTCTTGAACGCCCTCAAGGAAGGCGGCGCGCAAGGCAAGAACCTCGGATTCATTCTGCAAGAAATGGGCCGCGAAGCCAACACCCTCGGCACAAAGTGCCAGAGTGCCGACATCGCCGCCCTCGCCATCGAGCTCAAGAACGAAGTCGAATGCATCCGCGAACAGTCGCTTAACATCGCTTAA
- a CDS encoding homoserine O-acetyltransferase, protein MSEFLHKNSVGPVVPQTFEKDYGEQGFMLECGKTLPALTIRYETYGTLNTDKSNVVWVCSPLTADAHVAGYYTENDKKPGWWDALIGPGKPVDTDKFFVVCSNILGGCKGTTGPASINPRTGKPYGSTFPMITIGDMVNAQRELAKGLGIDQLCCVIGGSMGGFQAMKWAIYYPDLVRRCIVIASSPRFSSQALGFEIVARDVITQDPNFNGGDYYESAHPDVGLSNARKLAHITYLSAVGMEQKFKRAQDQESRNHAVTYSTPFDLNLPLESYLRYQGAKFVDRFDANSYLHIAHATDSFDLETEYGSLENAFKGVKAEFLNVNLSTDWLFPPHESRRITSALLNAGKVVTSLELDTQFGHDGFLIEVGDLGKAVGRFLDSKIIPTSTDTQVMPVFHDTEDFDYIGSLVKENTKVLDLGCGNGELLDYLNKKKHVEVLGIERNFKSIMDCLENDVPVIQRDLDESGISDFKDNSFDYAIINRTIQEIRDPVALLNELLRVAKRAIVTFPNFGHWTTRGSLMLRGRMPKSKELPYEWYDTPNIRVLTLKDFYTLCEKEGLKVETIHYQNEHKFSKFLTAIGLTTFGAEHVIAMVSKK, encoded by the coding sequence ATGAGTGAATTTTTGCATAAAAACAGCGTCGGTCCCGTAGTTCCCCAGACTTTCGAAAAAGATTATGGTGAACAGGGCTTCATGCTGGAGTGTGGTAAGACACTCCCGGCGCTGACTATCCGTTACGAAACGTACGGAACACTGAACACAGACAAAAGCAACGTGGTCTGGGTGTGTTCCCCGTTAACGGCCGATGCCCACGTAGCCGGATACTATACCGAGAACGACAAGAAACCCGGTTGGTGGGACGCCTTGATCGGCCCCGGAAAACCGGTCGATACAGATAAATTCTTTGTCGTGTGCAGCAACATTTTAGGCGGCTGCAAAGGCACAACTGGCCCCGCCTCCATTAACCCGCGCACCGGCAAGCCCTACGGCAGCACCTTCCCGATGATTACCATCGGCGACATGGTGAATGCCCAACGAGAACTCGCCAAGGGACTCGGCATCGATCAGCTCTGCTGCGTGATCGGTGGTTCCATGGGTGGATTCCAGGCCATGAAATGGGCCATTTACTACCCGGACCTTGTACGCCGTTGCATCGTGATTGCAAGCTCTCCGCGTTTCAGCAGCCAGGCACTCGGTTTTGAAATCGTCGCACGCGACGTGATTACTCAAGACCCGAACTTCAACGGTGGCGACTACTACGAATCCGCCCACCCCGATGTCGGCCTTTCGAACGCCCGCAAGCTCGCCCACATTACCTACCTCAGCGCCGTGGGCATGGAACAAAAGTTCAAGCGTGCCCAGGACCAGGAAAGCCGCAACCACGCAGTCACCTACAGCACGCCTTTCGACCTAAATCTTCCGCTCGAAAGCTACCTGCGTTATCAGGGTGCCAAATTCGTGGACCGCTTCGACGCCAACAGCTACCTGCACATTGCTCACGCTACCGACAGTTTCGATCTCGAAACGGAATACGGCTCTCTTGAAAACGCATTCAAGGGCGTGAAGGCGGAATTCCTGAACGTGAACCTGAGTACCGACTGGCTTTTCCCGCCGCACGAATCGCGCCGTATTACAAGTGCACTCTTGAATGCAGGCAAGGTGGTTACGAGCCTCGAACTCGACACGCAATTCGGTCACGACGGCTTCCTTATTGAAGTCGGCGACCTCGGAAAGGCCGTGGGCCGTTTCCTCGACAGCAAGATTATTCCGACCTCGACCGATACGCAGGTCATGCCGGTATTCCATGACACCGAAGACTTCGACTACATCGGAAGCCTCGTCAAGGAAAACACCAAGGTGCTTGACCTCGGCTGCGGTAACGGTGAACTGCTCGACTACTTGAACAAGAAAAAGCATGTTGAAGTTCTCGGCATCGAACGCAACTTCAAGAGCATCATGGATTGCCTTGAAAACGATGTGCCCGTGATCCAGCGCGACCTCGACGAAAGCGGAATCAGCGACTTCAAGGACAACAGCTTCGACTACGCGATTATCAACCGCACCATTCAAGAAATCCGCGACCCGGTCGCCCTCTTGAACGAGCTCTTGCGCGTGGCCAAGCGCGCCATCGTGACCTTCCCGAATTTCGGTCACTGGACAACTCGCGGAAGCCTGATGCTGCGCGGCCGCATGCCGAAGTCCAAGGAATTGCCTTACGAATGGTATGACACGCCGAACATCCGTGTGCTCACGCTCAAAGATTTCTATACTCTTTGCGAAAAGGAAGGCCTGAAGGTCGAAACCATTCATTACCAGAACGAACACAAGTTCAGCAAGTTCCTGACGGCTATTGGCCTCACGACCTTCGGCGCAGAACACGTGATTGCCATGGTGAGCAAGAAATAA
- the fabV gene encoding enoyl-ACP reductase FabV — MVIEPMIRSNMCVNAHPQGCAMDVKRQIEYVQKKRAERGTPKEAPKTVLVLGCSTGYGLASRISAAFEFGAATIGVSFEKEGADEPRQKPGTPGWYNNMAFDKFAHEAGLESVTFNGDAFSHEMRKNVIDTLNKMGRKVDLLVYSVASSVRVDPDNGTLYRSVLKPIGETFSGATIDCMTGKISTISAEPANEEEMANTVKVMGGEDWALWIRQLKAAGVLAEGVKTVAYSYIGPALSHAIYRDGTIGGAKKHLEATARELDAELQKELKGEAYVSVNKGLVTRSSAVIPIIPLYLSVLFKVMKEQGSHEGCIEQMERLMNERLYTGSAVPTDENHLIRIDDWELDPKVQEEVNKRMATITQENLAQVGDLAGYRHDFLATNGFDIEGVDYSADVKSVETI, encoded by the coding sequence ATGGTAATTGAACCGATGATCCGCAGCAATATGTGCGTGAATGCTCACCCTCAAGGCTGCGCCATGGATGTGAAGCGCCAGATTGAATACGTACAAAAGAAGCGCGCTGAACGTGGTACCCCGAAAGAGGCTCCGAAGACGGTTCTTGTGTTGGGATGTTCGACCGGCTATGGACTTGCTAGCCGAATTTCGGCGGCGTTTGAATTCGGTGCCGCGACAATCGGTGTGTCGTTTGAAAAAGAAGGTGCTGATGAACCTCGCCAGAAACCGGGTACGCCTGGCTGGTATAACAACATGGCTTTTGACAAGTTCGCTCATGAAGCGGGCCTTGAATCGGTAACTTTTAATGGCGATGCATTCTCCCATGAAATGCGCAAGAATGTGATTGACACCTTGAACAAGATGGGTCGTAAGGTCGATTTGCTGGTGTACAGCGTGGCATCGAGCGTGCGCGTGGATCCGGACAACGGAACGCTTTATCGCAGCGTGTTGAAGCCGATAGGCGAAACTTTCTCGGGCGCAACGATTGACTGTATGACCGGTAAAATCAGCACGATTAGCGCAGAGCCCGCCAACGAAGAAGAAATGGCGAACACCGTGAAGGTGATGGGTGGCGAAGATTGGGCTCTTTGGATTCGTCAGCTTAAGGCTGCTGGCGTGCTTGCCGAAGGCGTGAAGACTGTTGCCTATTCTTACATTGGCCCGGCTTTGTCGCATGCGATTTACCGCGACGGTACGATTGGTGGCGCCAAGAAGCACCTGGAAGCAACCGCTAGGGAACTTGATGCAGAACTCCAGAAGGAATTGAAGGGCGAAGCCTACGTGTCCGTGAACAAGGGCTTGGTCACACGCTCCAGCGCCGTGATTCCTATTATCCCGCTGTACCTTTCGGTGCTCTTTAAGGTGATGAAGGAACAGGGAAGTCACGAAGGTTGCATTGAACAGATGGAGCGCCTGATGAACGAACGCCTTTATACGGGTAGTGCTGTTCCGACTGACGAAAACCACTTGATTCGTATTGACGATTGGGAACTCGATCCGAAGGTTCAAGAAGAAGTGAACAAGCGCATGGCAACCATCACGCAAGAAAATCTTGCTCAGGTGGGCGACCTCGCAGGCTACCGTCACGACTTCTTGGCAACCAACGGTTTTGACATCGAAGGCGTAGATTACAGCGCCGACGTGAAGAGCGTCGAGACGATTTAA
- the pth gene encoding aminoacyl-tRNA hydrolase, whose amino-acid sequence MYIIVGLGNPGTQYSNTHHNAGFMAVEKLADSSKDWKSEHKALTMKVNIAGEECLLVKPQTYMNLSGEAVQALMTWYKVKVDHLLVFSDDINLDVGRIRCRKDGSHGGQNGLRNIIEHVGDKFPRIRFGVGKCPPKYDLSNWVLAKFPPEDRPAFDEAISKVPALVECYFKFGIEKCMERYNGK is encoded by the coding sequence ATGTATATTATTGTAGGTCTCGGAAATCCTGGTACTCAGTATTCTAACACACATCACAACGCCGGTTTTATGGCGGTCGAAAAACTTGCTGATTCGAGCAAGGACTGGAAAAGCGAACATAAGGCGCTCACCATGAAGGTGAACATCGCAGGCGAGGAATGCCTGCTGGTGAAGCCGCAGACTTATATGAATTTGTCTGGTGAGGCCGTGCAGGCATTGATGACGTGGTACAAGGTGAAGGTGGACCACCTGCTCGTTTTCAGCGATGATATTAATTTGGATGTAGGCCGTATCCGTTGCCGCAAAGACGGCAGTCATGGCGGTCAGAACGGACTGCGCAATATCATTGAGCATGTGGGCGACAAGTTCCCGCGTATCCGCTTTGGCGTGGGCAAGTGCCCGCCCAAGTATGACTTGAGCAACTGGGTGCTCGCCAAGTTCCCGCCCGAAGATCGCCCGGCCTTTGACGAGGCCATTTCGAAAGTCCCTGCCCTTGTAGAATGCTACTTCAAGTTCGGCATCGAAAAGTGCATGGAACGCTACAACGGCAAGTAA
- the guaB gene encoding IMP dehydrogenase, producing the protein MKLLPEALTFDDVLLVPAESSVLPAQTDVSTQLAPNIKLNIPIISAAMDTVTTAPLAISLALQGGLGIIHKNMSIEDQAEEVRKVKRWQSGIVTNPVTLDADEPVSAAFELRARNKVSGFPILSKGKLVGMLTSRDLRTVSDMNVKIRAVMTKNPVTASPKVSLAKAKEILAEKRIEKLPLVDASGALKGLITMTDILKRENNPNASLDKNGQLLVGAAVSTSANTLERVAALVDAGVDLLIIDTAHGHHIGVRNMVKTVRKKYPKLTICAGNVCTPEAVEELAKCGANIVKVGIGPGSICTTRIVAGVGYPQFSAVVECGKMARKVGVKIIADGGLKFSGDIVKALAAGGHAVMVGSLFAGTEEAPGEVILADGRSYKSYRGMGSLGAMKAGSADRYFQGGVQEPRKFVPEGIEGRVPYKGPLRDTVYQLIGGIHSAMGYAGAANLEELYKKATFVRITGAGLRESHPHDVTITKEAPNYRTGE; encoded by the coding sequence ATGAAACTTTTGCCAGAAGCTTTGACGTTTGACGACGTCCTCCTTGTTCCCGCTGAATCTTCTGTTCTTCCGGCTCAGACCGATGTGAGCACTCAGCTCGCCCCGAATATCAAGCTGAACATTCCTATTATCAGTGCCGCTATGGATACCGTGACGACGGCTCCGCTCGCCATTTCTTTGGCTTTGCAGGGTGGTCTCGGCATTATCCACAAGAACATGAGCATCGAAGACCAGGCCGAAGAAGTTCGCAAGGTCAAGCGTTGGCAGTCCGGTATTGTGACCAATCCGGTGACGCTCGATGCCGACGAACCTGTGTCTGCAGCTTTTGAACTCCGCGCCCGTAACAAGGTGAGCGGTTTCCCGATTCTTTCCAAGGGTAAACTCGTGGGTATGCTCACGAGCCGTGACCTCCGCACGGTGAGCGACATGAACGTGAAGATCCGTGCCGTGATGACCAAGAATCCGGTGACGGCAAGCCCGAAGGTGAGCCTTGCCAAGGCGAAGGAAATCCTCGCCGAAAAGCGTATCGAAAAGCTCCCGCTCGTGGACGCTTCTGGCGCCTTGAAGGGCCTCATCACGATGACTGACATTTTGAAGCGCGAAAACAACCCGAACGCTAGCCTCGACAAGAATGGCCAGTTGCTCGTGGGTGCCGCTGTCAGCACTTCTGCAAATACTCTTGAACGCGTGGCTGCCCTCGTGGATGCCGGCGTTGACCTGTTGATTATCGATACGGCTCACGGCCACCACATCGGTGTGCGCAACATGGTGAAGACCGTTCGCAAGAAATATCCGAAGCTCACGATTTGCGCCGGTAACGTTTGCACACCGGAAGCCGTGGAAGAACTCGCCAAGTGCGGTGCCAACATCGTCAAGGTGGGTATCGGTCCGGGTTCCATCTGCACGACTCGTATCGTGGCTGGTGTGGGTTACCCGCAGTTCTCCGCTGTCGTGGAATGCGGCAAGATGGCTCGCAAGGTCGGCGTGAAGATTATCGCTGACGGTGGCCTCAAGTTCTCTGGTGACATCGTTAAGGCTCTCGCCGCTGGCGGTCACGCCGTGATGGTGGGCTCCCTGTTTGCCGGTACCGAAGAAGCTCCGGGCGAAGTGATTCTCGCTGATGGCCGTAGCTACAAGAGCTATCGCGGCATGGGTTCTCTCGGTGCCATGAAGGCTGGTTCTGCTGACCGTTACTTCCAGGGTGGCGTTCAGGAACCGCGCAAGTTCGTTCCGGAAGGCATTGAAGGCCGCGTTCCTTACAAGGGACCGCTCCGTGACACCGTTTACCAACTCATTGGCGGTATCCACTCTGCTATGGGTTATGCCGGTGCTGCTAACCTCGAAGAACTCTACAAGAAGGCAACCTTTGTCCGTATTACGGGCGCAGGCCTCCGTGAATCTCATCCGCACGATGTGACCATCACGAAGGAAGCTCCGAACTACAGAACGGGCGAATAA
- the gatA gene encoding Asp-tRNA(Asn)/Glu-tRNA(Gln) amidotransferase subunit GatA, with product METIQELSDKLANGSKTAVALAEESLAKIESTKNLNAYISVLNERALQKAAESDKRRAEGKTLGALDGIPVAVKDNMCIEGTRTTAASKILENFVAPYTATAIEKLEAAGAVIVGKTNMDEFAMGSSNETSYFGKVINPLDESRVPGGSSGGSAVAVASGTVACALGSDTGGSIRQPAACTGVVGLKPTYGRVSRYGLLAYASSLDQIGPFGATVKDAATLLGAICGIDPHDNTTSTRPTEDFTAKLDAGVKGKVIGVPKEYFGEGLDAQCKAAIEGMLKKLEAEGATLKEISLPHISYAVSSYYIIATAEASSNLSRYDGVRYGYRSKEARKLFDLYAKSRSEGFGKEVQRRILLGSYVLSAGFYDAYYVQAQKVRRLITDDFNKAFESCDVIASPTMPGLPLKCGMNESDPMAVYLSDIYTVSLNLSGLPGVSVPCGMAGGLPVGLQWIGKPFQEADLLSVAAATEKLNK from the coding sequence ATGGAGACCATCCAAGAATTGAGCGACAAGCTCGCCAACGGCAGCAAGACTGCCGTGGCCCTCGCTGAAGAATCCCTCGCAAAGATTGAATCTACCAAGAATTTAAATGCATACATTAGCGTCTTGAACGAACGCGCCCTTCAAAAGGCTGCCGAATCCGACAAGCGCCGCGCTGAAGGCAAGACTTTGGGTGCCCTCGACGGCATCCCCGTTGCCGTGAAGGACAATATGTGCATCGAAGGCACGCGCACGACCGCCGCCTCCAAGATTCTTGAAAACTTTGTTGCCCCCTACACCGCTACCGCTATTGAAAAGCTCGAAGCCGCCGGCGCCGTGATCGTTGGAAAGACGAACATGGACGAATTCGCCATGGGTTCCAGCAACGAAACTTCTTATTTCGGCAAGGTCATCAACCCGCTCGACGAATCCCGCGTTCCGGGAGGCTCCAGTGGCGGTTCGGCCGTAGCCGTGGCCAGTGGCACGGTCGCCTGTGCTCTTGGCTCCGACACCGGTGGATCTATTCGTCAGCCCGCTGCCTGCACAGGCGTTGTGGGCCTCAAGCCCACCTACGGCCGTGTATCCCGTTATGGCTTGCTCGCTTACGCTAGCTCTTTGGACCAGATTGGCCCCTTCGGTGCAACCGTTAAAGATGCCGCCACGCTCCTCGGCGCCATCTGCGGTATCGACCCGCACGACAACACCACCAGCACTCGCCCGACCGAAGACTTTACCGCAAAGCTCGACGCCGGCGTGAAGGGCAAGGTGATTGGCGTTCCCAAGGAATACTTCGGCGAAGGTCTCGACGCGCAGTGCAAGGCCGCCATCGAAGGCATGCTCAAAAAGCTTGAAGCCGAAGGCGCCACCCTCAAGGAAATCAGCCTTCCGCACATCAGCTACGCCGTGTCCAGCTACTACATCATTGCAACCGCCGAAGCTAGCTCGAACCTTTCCCGCTACGACGGCGTTCGCTACGGCTACCGCAGCAAAGAAGCCCGCAAGCTCTTTGACCTGTACGCCAAGTCCCGCAGCGAAGGTTTCGGCAAGGAAGTCCAGCGCCGTATTCTTCTCGGCAGCTACGTGCTTTCCGCAGGATTCTACGATGCCTACTACGTGCAGGCCCAGAAGGTCCGTCGCTTGATTACCGACGACTTCAACAAGGCATTCGAAAGCTGCGACGTGATCGCAAGCCCCACGATGCCGGGTCTCCCGCTCAAGTGCGGCATGAACGAATCCGACCCAATGGCCGTTTACCTCAGCGACATCTACACCGTGAGCCTGAACCTTTCCGGCCTCCCGGGCGTGAGCGTGCCGTGCGGCATGGCTGGCGGACTCCCCGTGGGCCTCCAGTGGATCGGCAAGCCGTTCCAGGAAGCCGACCTGCTCAGCGTCGCCGCCGCTACGGAAAAGTTGAACAAGTAA
- a CDS encoding DUF4321 domain-containing protein, translated as MNRNNTFGRLLVFIVLGLIIGGILGECLGVLFGQLGELMNAGGYNNVVHNFFVSSFNLNIGFADRPEPVILDLYLVRFAFGVGIKLNVVSVIGMILGIYIMKWSGGK; from the coding sequence ATGAATCGAAATAATACTTTTGGCCGTTTATTGGTTTTTATCGTGCTTGGCCTGATTATCGGCGGAATCCTTGGCGAATGCCTCGGTGTGCTGTTCGGTCAGCTTGGCGAACTGATGAATGCTGGTGGATACAACAACGTCGTCCACAACTTCTTCGTTTCGTCCTTTAACCTCAACATCGGTTTTGCCGACAGACCCGAACCGGTAATCCTTGACCTGTATCTCGTCAGGTTTGCCTTCGGTGTGGGCATCAAGCTGAACGTGGTAAGCGTTATCGGCATGATCCTCGGCATCTACATCATGAAATGGTCCGGAGGAAAGTAA
- the ung gene encoding uracil-DNA glycosylase, translating into MSVKLEESWLNLLADQFEQPYFKQIKEKLLQEKAEHHVVYPPGSQIFAALDFCPVDKVKAVIIGQDPYHNPGQAHGLCFSVPMGIQPPPSLINIFQELHDDLGINPPPHGNLESWAHQGILLLNASLTVRAHMAASHAGIGWQQFTDTIIKRLSETRENLVFLLWGSFAIKKQELVAKNRGHLILTAPHPSPLSAYRGFFGCKHFSKANEYLKSKGLEPIDWSIK; encoded by the coding sequence ATGTCCGTTAAACTTGAAGAATCCTGGCTGAACCTGCTCGCCGACCAGTTCGAGCAACCCTATTTTAAGCAGATCAAAGAAAAACTTCTGCAAGAAAAGGCAGAACACCACGTGGTGTACCCGCCGGGATCCCAGATTTTTGCAGCCCTCGACTTTTGTCCTGTCGATAAGGTCAAGGCCGTCATCATCGGACAAGACCCCTACCACAACCCGGGCCAGGCACACGGGCTCTGCTTCTCTGTGCCCATGGGAATCCAACCGCCGCCCTCGCTCATCAACATCTTCCAGGAACTCCACGACGATTTGGGCATCAATCCGCCCCCGCATGGAAACCTGGAAAGCTGGGCTCACCAGGGAATCCTCTTGCTGAACGCATCGCTCACGGTTCGTGCCCACATGGCAGCAAGCCACGCCGGAATCGGTTGGCAACAATTTACCGACACCATCATCAAGCGCCTGTCCGAGACTCGCGAGAACCTGGTATTTTTACTTTGGGGCAGCTTCGCCATCAAAAAGCAGGAACTCGTCGCCAAAAATCGCGGTCACCTGATTTTAACGGCCCCGCACCCGAGTCCCCTTTCTGCCTATCGCGGTTTCTTCGGATGCAAGCACTTTAGTAAGGCTAACGAATACCTAAAGAGCAAAGGCCTGGAACCCATCGACTGGAGCATTAAGTAG
- a CDS encoding class I SAM-dependent methyltransferase — MNFWDLLTSAKIQGFIEEAFSKRLDALQVSTYLNKEGFSNEERAAIMDYMALVPKFREKFFGDAKQKKAFLLCDKLALEQSTAKDIGRWKANLWPSEGSVNDLCCGMGGDSLFLPETLKVTGFDLDENRLAMYRYNMQALGKSVGTQCCDVRSVENGADYFTIDPARRAIEGENQRDLRNLTPTLEEVIEISKHYKGGMAKLPPGYPPAEIPNGTEILYLGGHSDCRECLVLFGAHAKNPDTVRAVIIDKSGESLAEWSRARDRSSETLDDDLQEKLDKNDSLEGKDRTYRTATSKSDLPLGEISQYISEPAPVLIRSHLFNQAVLACDPSAHLISEGIAYVASATPLPATGFACYEVLAHTEIATGAVRAMLKEHNIGKITLKLRGVKLDPDAEIKRLKPKGKESAILFYTRAYGEKVAILARKVNVR; from the coding sequence ATGAATTTCTGGGACCTGCTCACCTCTGCCAAGATCCAAGGCTTTATCGAAGAAGCCTTTTCTAAGCGGCTAGACGCATTGCAGGTTTCCACCTACCTGAATAAGGAAGGGTTCAGCAACGAAGAACGTGCTGCCATCATGGACTACATGGCGCTTGTCCCCAAGTTCCGCGAAAAATTCTTCGGCGATGCCAAACAGAAAAAAGCCTTTCTGCTTTGCGACAAGCTCGCCCTGGAGCAGAGCACCGCAAAAGATATCGGTCGCTGGAAGGCTAACCTTTGGCCAAGCGAAGGCTCCGTGAACGACCTCTGCTGCGGCATGGGTGGCGACAGCCTTTTCTTGCCCGAAACCCTAAAGGTTACCGGCTTCGACCTCGACGAGAACCGCCTCGCCATGTACCGCTACAACATGCAGGCCCTCGGAAAATCCGTAGGCACCCAGTGCTGCGACGTGCGCTCGGTCGAAAACGGAGCCGACTACTTCACCATCGACCCAGCCCGTCGCGCCATCGAAGGCGAAAACCAGCGAGACTTGCGCAATCTGACGCCCACGCTCGAAGAAGTCATTGAAATCAGCAAGCATTACAAGGGCGGCATGGCCAAGCTCCCGCCCGGATACCCGCCGGCCGAAATCCCCAACGGCACCGAGATTCTTTATTTGGGCGGCCACAGCGACTGCCGCGAATGCCTCGTGCTGTTCGGCGCCCACGCCAAGAATCCGGACACCGTACGCGCCGTCATCATCGACAAGTCCGGCGAATCGCTTGCCGAATGGAGCCGGGCGCGCGACCGTTCCTCCGAAACCTTGGACGACGACCTTCAAGAGAAACTGGACAAAAACGACAGCCTCGAAGGCAAGGACCGCACTTACCGCACCGCGACCAGCAAGAGCGACCTGCCCCTCGGCGAAATCAGCCAGTACATCTCGGAACCGGCACCCGTCCTCATTCGAAGCCACCTCTTTAACCAGGCGGTTCTCGCCTGCGACCCAAGCGCCCACCTGATTTCAGAAGGCATCGCCTACGTGGCAAGCGCCACTCCCCTGCCGGCTACTGGATTTGCCTGCTACGAAGTGCTTGCCCACACCGAAATTGCAACAGGTGCCGTGCGCGCCATGCTTAAAGAACACAACATCGGCAAAATCACGCTCAAACTCCGCGGCGTAAAACTCGACCCCGATGCCGAAATCAAGCGTTTAAAACCCAAGGGCAAGGAATCCGCTATATTATTCTACACCCGCGCCTACGGTGAAAAAGTCGCAATACTTGCAAGGAAAGTCAATGTCCGTTAA
- a CDS encoding metallophosphoesterase, with product MNNSLDFIGDVHGHCDELRALLQKLGYVESEGAFRYPGGDRSVVFLGDYVDRGPKVRETLNLVRAMRDAGSAIALMGNHEFNMLSFWQKNGAGGGHVLHRFKDGFLREHSFNKIAIHSRTVTSFVGRKQEFMDVLDFVKTLPIYLETESFRAQHACFDVDAVAALRREGITCFADGNFDELIARANDEDFEYEDSLFVPMSTLLKGPEMPLPEGEHFTDAEGVRRIKTRIAWWLDPTKASFRELCFQPGVSMDVESEVLPSVRARNFYGENERPVFFGHYWLTGLPKLIRDNVCCLDFSVAGYRGNGRLVAYRFDGEQKLDESKFVWVEASSL from the coding sequence ATGAATAATTCCCTTGATTTTATCGGCGATGTTCACGGGCACTGCGATGAACTCCGCGCCTTGCTGCAAAAGCTGGGCTATGTGGAGTCCGAAGGTGCGTTCCGGTATCCGGGCGGTGATCGATCGGTAGTATTCTTGGGCGATTACGTAGACCGCGGTCCCAAGGTACGCGAAACGTTGAACTTGGTGCGTGCCATGCGCGATGCCGGGTCGGCGATTGCGTTGATGGGTAACCACGAATTCAACATGCTTTCGTTCTGGCAAAAGAACGGTGCCGGTGGCGGCCATGTTTTGCACCGCTTTAAAGACGGCTTTTTGCGTGAACACAGCTTCAACAAGATTGCGATTCATTCACGGACGGTGACCTCTTTCGTGGGGCGTAAGCAGGAATTTATGGATGTCCTTGATTTCGTGAAGACGCTGCCGATTTACCTGGAAACAGAATCTTTTAGGGCGCAACATGCCTGCTTTGATGTCGATGCCGTTGCCGCGTTAAGGCGCGAAGGCATTACCTGCTTTGCCGACGGCAATTTCGATGAACTCATCGCCCGCGCCAATGACGAAGATTTTGAATATGAAGACAGCCTTTTTGTGCCCATGAGTACGCTCTTGAAAGGCCCTGAAATGCCTTTGCCCGAAGGCGAACATTTTACCGATGCCGAAGGCGTTCGTCGCATTAAGACCCGTATTGCCTGGTGGCTAGACCCGACCAAGGCTAGCTTCCGGGAACTTTGCTTTCAGCCGGGGGTTTCGATGGATGTAGAATCCGAAGTTTTGCCGTCGGTGCGTGCACGGAATTTTTACGGCGAAAACGAACGCCCCGTATTCTTTGGACATTATTGGCTGACGGGGCTCCCGAAGTTGATTCGTGACAATGTATGCTGTCTCGATTTTAGCGTAGCCGGTTACCGCGGAAATGGTCGATTGGTGGCCTATCGCTTTGACGGCGAACAGAAACTGGATGAAAGTAAGTTCGTATGGGTAGAAGCCTCGTCGTTATAA